The genomic region TAGTGCAGGTGGGTCGCGAGGATGGCCTGTGCGCGTTCCCTCACCGTGCCGACGATGGCATGGATGTCGTTCGATCGTTCGATGGGCGTGATCTCGAGAAGCACGTCCGATTCCGGGGTCCGGATTTTTTGATTGGTGGGTTGACATGGGGACTGGTCGAGGGAAAAATACCGGCGCGCGTGGGTGAAAAAATCCATCCGTTCGAGATACGCGCATACCTCGCCGGACTGTGGGAGCAAAACCGTTTTTTTCACGTCTTCGAGCATGCAGAGCTCGCCGATCTCAAGGAGTCCCAGCATGCCGTAGGGATCGATAAAGGTCACGTCACGGAGGTCGATCTGCTCGGAGGTAATAAAGGACTGGAGGGTCTGTTCAAAGGTCTCTTCGGTTATCTGGTTCATCGGGAAATGAGAAGCGCCACAATCTGGAGCACGATATTAGTATACACGCCCGCCCCAACGTCGTCGAGCATCACGCCAGGGCCTCCATGCAATTCCTCCAGACGCCTGAGAGGCCAGGGTTTTATGATATCGAACACTCTGAAGAGCAGAAAACCGGAGACGATAAAGAACCAGCGCGGTGGAACCATGAACATTGCTATAAGAAACCCGGCGATCTCGTCGATCACGATCGAGGGGCTGTCCGTTCGGCCAAGCATGATCTCCGTGTGACCGGCAGCCCACATCCCGACGAGGGTTACGAGAACGCAGACAGCAAGATAGTGCCCGGGAGGCAGACCCTTCATCCCCAGGTAGAGAAATACCCCGACGACCGTCCCCGCTGTTCCGGGGGCGACCGGAGCTCTCCCCGCGTAGGCTCCCTGCGAAATAAAAAGGATGATATTTCTCGCTGCCCTGTTCATCTGCCTCTATTCATCGAAATTTCGGTTATTTTAGCATCAGGGCAAGCTTACCGTCAAGGTTTGTTTTGGCGCGCGGTTGTAAAAATATTTTCATCTGGTATATACATCGTACGGCCAATAAGGTATAATAAACAAAATACGGCCTGCACTGAATTGCCGTTGCGTGCGCTCGGCGACAGGGGGAAGTTGCCACCCAAGGGAAAATTGCAGTAGCTTTTTTTCTGAAAAACTGATAATAATAAACCAAGAGCGGTAACTACTCAAGGAAGGAGGATATATGGGGAAAACAATTTTAAATTTTAGAGGGATGTCCTGTCCCATGCCGGTCATCAAGCTGTCGATGGCAACAAGAAAAGGGGCGCCCGGCGACGTCTTCGAGGTCATCTGCGACGACGCGGCGTTCGAACCCGACATCACGGCATGGTGCAATGAGACGGGGAACGTGCTCAACGGTATTACGAAGTCCGGCAAGGACATCACTGCGACGATCACTAAAAAATAACTATTAAGGAGGAAGCATGGAGCAGAACGATTTGGCAAAAACGGTACGGGAACTGGAAAGCCGACTCGCGAAACTCGAAAAGAACAGCTCCCAATTGACCATGGTGCTCTTCAGCGGAGACTTCGATAAGGTCTTTGCCGCCTTCATCATTGCGACCGGGGCCCTGGCCATGGGGAAAAAAGTCTCCATGTTCGTTACCTTCTGGGGGCTCGACGCCATAAAAAAACCGGTCATCAATACCGCGGGAAGAAAGCTTCTCGAGAAGATGGTCCTCTGGATGAGGCCCAAAGGCCCGCTCAAGCTGGGGACCTCAAAGATGAATTTTGGCGGCATCGGCCCGCGCTTGTTCCGCTACATGATGGGCAAAAAGAACGTTGAACCTCTTCAGTCCCTGATCGGGATGGCACAGGAAATGGACATCAAGATCATCGCCTGCCAGATGTCCATGGACGTGATGGGCATCAAAAAAGAGGACCTGCTCGACGGTATCGAGATCGGCGGCGCGGCAACGTTCCTGAATGATTCTTTCCGTTCGAATACTACGCTGTTCATTTAATTACCACAAGAGAGGCAGAACCCATGAAAAAGATCGTGTATATTTTAACCCACGACCCCCAGTCGCGAAAGGAGCTTGTCTCGAGCGTCTTTGCGCAGGCGTTGACGGCACTGAGCTTCGGATACGATTGCGAAATGTTCGTCCTGGATAACGGCATCAAGCTGTTCCAGACGGAATATATAAAAGGGATCAAAGCGGCGACATTCGACCCGCTGGCTGAACTGATCCAGCATTATCAGGACATGGGGGGCAGGCTGTATGGCTGCAATCCCTCCATCGCGTCCCACGATATATCGACCGAGAGCTGCATTGGCGGGATTAACGGCTATGTGAATGCGTCACACCTGATCGAAAGCTCCGTGGCTGCCAACGCGGTCTTTACGTATTAATACGCAGTAGTGAGAACAATCCCGGGACACCGGGAGGCGGGGCATACAAGAACGCAGGTAGGTATTGTCTATTCTTCGCGGGCAACAGGCCCCTTGATGGAAACGCCGCCATCCGCGCCCTGCGGCACACAACAGCGTATGGCGTCAAAGGCCAGCAGAATTCGCTTTTCCTTCTCAATCCGATCCAGCGGGAGCGGTTGGGAAGAAGATTCTGAAAGCATCCGGATGATCCGGTCCCTGACGGGAATAGCGCCGAACCCTTCTCCCACAACCTTGCCTGTCGCAACATCCAATACTTCCACGTTCACGGGGTCCGCCACTACCGCAATAGGCACGGGCGGTGATCCGATCAGCCGGGCAATGGCCACTGCCTGGCGTTCCCGTGAATCAAGTGAGCCCGCGGCGCACTTGATGACCATGGCTTTCTTCCCCGAGATCGAAATAAGAAAGTCCACGGAAGAATACATCGTTTCCTGGCCGAGTTTTACCTCGAATACCACCCTCTTCTCGATGTCCTCCGGCAGGTATCCCTTTTTCTCCACCAGCAGATAAGAGACCACCTTTCTCGCCTCGGCAGCCAGGCTCTCGCCGTCCTCCAGCTCCTGTTCAAGGATGGACTGGATCTTTTTCTCCCGTATAACGGACTCGTCTTCCATATGAGCCTCTGTCTGCTATTTTTTCTTTCCCGTCTTTTTGACTGTTGCTTTTTTCGTTTTTTGCACCTGAGCGGGGACTTTTTTCACAAGCGCTGTTGCCCCCCGCGCGGATGTGGACGCCGGGATCTGGAGCGGTTTCCGGTCCTCGCCCGACAGAGTACCAAGGATGTCCCGCTCACGCACAAGGACCAGGTCCTCATTACCGATGGTATACGTCTGGCCTGCATAGCGCTCATAGAGCACCAGGTCGCCGGGCTTCACCGTCGTGGGAATGAACTTTCGATCTTTTTTTTCGATCTTCTTCTTGCCGTATTTCTCTTCCTCGTACGCGCCGGGCCCGATCGCCTCAACAACCCCTTCCTGCGGCTTTTCCTTCGCGCTATCCGGAATATAGAGCCCTCCCGCGGTCTTCTCCGCCGCATCGGACGGCCGTACAACAGCCCAATCATTCATCGGTTGCAACTTCATGGCATTCCTCCTTCTCGAATAAGCATCAGTGAAGCCATTATACGGTAAAAAATCACCTCTGTCAAAAGGTAAGGGAGTGGCGGAAAAGATGAGATGTCAAGCCGCAATAGGCTGTTGAAAAACCATTGTGATGTGTCATCCTGAACGAAGTGAAGGATCTCAAGTATTGGGAAAGGCAAGATTCTTCGCGGAGTCTATCCTGAGAAACTCCGAGATCCTTCGTTTCACTCAGGATGACGAATCGAAGGACTCAGAATGATATCTTCTGTGATTTTCGACTTTTTCAACAGCCTGATTACGGATAACATGCCTGTTTACATCAACGGTTTGACCCCGCTGCTGCAACTGTCTGCAATGGGCTGAACTCAGCTCACTTGGTGCTTCACGTGGGGCCGCAGTTGATGGCACACATTTTCGCCGCCTTTTTATCGTCCTCAGGCTCATGGCACTTCTTGTACTTCTTCCCGCTGTTGCACCAGCAGGGTTCGTTCCTGCCCGGCCGCACCTTCGGGACACCCTCGTCCTTGCTGCTGAACAATGTTCCCAGCTTTTCGATAATCCCCATTTGCGTGTCCTGCCTTCCTGAAGGTCTGATCTCCCCGATCGTGTACGACAAATTACGAGCCGCAACGGGTGCATCAATATCCCCCTGGTCACTTCGTTATATTGTAAACCAATGCCCGTGAATGGCGCAAGAGGTAATAAGAACAGGGGAAGAGCTTTATTGCTGAAAATAACTGAAGAAGAATAATCATTGACCGCGACATGCCATTGACCTATCAGGTAGGCGACAAGACCGTTGCGTTCGTCAGGTCCAGGTGCACGGTTTCCTGGTCATCGGTCACCCATACCTGGCCATCCTGAATAGTGAATTGAAGTTTCATGCTGCGCTTCGCCAGCCTGGCGAGGGCCGCGGGAGCGCCCGCGGGCAAGTTTATTACAGCCAGGTTCCTCAAGCGTTCGAGGCTGTTCTTGATCTGGTTCAGCCACACGTCAACACCGTGGCCGCCGTAGGCGAAGATGAATACCCGGGACGCGCGTCCGCAGGCCTTGCGAATGCGTTTCTCGTCGGGTTGACCCACGTCGATCCAGACCTGGATCGCGCCGGTCAGGTCCTTTTGCCAGAGTGAGGGCTCATCATCGTTTCCGATGCTGTCGGCAAAGACCAGCGCCTCATCGGCGTGCAGGGCAAAGGCCAGAAGGCGCACCATCATGCGCTCGTCGGTCTCGGACGGGTGGCGGGCGATGGTAAGGCTGTGATCTCCGTAAGAGTTGCGATCCATATCGGAGATCTGGAGCTCTGCTTTGAATATCGTGGATTTCAGCGCCATGTCGTCCTTAATAAGAAAGGATCCTTGAACAAATCGGGAACAGTACGGTAAATCATCCGGCAAGGCATTCGGGATTTACGAGAACATCATAGCAGTCTCTCCCGAAATATCCAATAGTTATATGTCATACCCGACAGAATCGATTTTCTTTGTTCCTTTGGGAACAAAACCCATCCTTACCTTGTCTCATGAGGTAGAAACGACAAAGACAATTGTCTTTGCTACCTCACCGGGACAAGAAAGGAAAACACAATGAGAAACACAGTGATCGGCATCATCATGGCAGTACTCGTATCAGCAGCACCGGTATTCGGGCATGGCAGGGCCCCTCTCGCGGGAGGCGTCTCCGTCGAGATCATTTCGGACAACGGCAGCGTGTACCGGGACTTCCCCGCTTCAGACCGCTGGAAACACGAAACCCGCGTCATCAAAAAGTATCTCGAGGCAAAAAAAGGCGAGAACTACGGGGTCATGATCAGGAACAATTCGCCGGAACGCCTCGGCGTGGTCATTGCCGTTGACGGGAGGAACATCATTACCGGATCACGATCGGACCTCAGGAACAATGAGACGATGTACATTGTGAACGCCTATGAGCACGTGCGATACGACGGGTGGAGGACCACGGACAGCGAGGTCCACCGGTTCTACTTTACCGAGCCCGCGGACTCCTACAGCATCCGGACCTTTGCCGATTCATCGGCCATGGGCGTGATCGCCGTCGCGGTGTACCGACAGAAGGATCGGTCGCAACCACTGTACGATATGAGCAGAAATGAGGCAGCGCCGTCAGCACCTTCAATGGACAGTGCAGCGCGAAAAAAGGGAAAAGCGCTTGCCGGCGAGAGCGCGGGAACGGGTTTCGGCGACCCGACCTATTCTCCGGTGGTGCGGGTCGAGTTCGAACCCGAGAGCGCCCCGGTCCAGAAGACCCTGGTCAAGTATGAGTGGCGGGAAACGCTGTGCAAAAAAGGCATTCTTGACTGCGGCCAGGAGAGGACGAACAGGTTGTGGGACAATGACGGGTACGCGCCCTATCCTCCGGGATTCCCGAGGAGTTGAAGGGGTTGAGCTACTCCATCTTCCGGATGCGCACTTCGATCCCCTTGTGGTCCTTCAACAGCGCCATGAGCAAAGAGGTGTCGGTGGACCCGTAGTGGTAGGGATAGAGGATCTTCGGCTGGACCATCTTTGCAGCGGCGGCGGTCATTTCCGGGGTCATGGTATACGGCAGGTTCATCGGCAGGAACGCGATGTCTATGTTCTTGAAACCTGCCATCTCAGGGATGTTCTCCGTATCCCCGGCCACGTACACCCGCTTGTCGCCGAAGGCCATGATGTACCCGTTCCCCGCGCCCTTGGGATGAAAAGGCTCTCCCGTATCGCGCTTGTGGACGATATTGTAGGCTGGTACGGCCTCGATCGTGACACCTTCGACGATCTGCACGTCGTTGTTCTTCATGACGATCCCGCCCGGGAACTGCTTTGCGGCAGTCCCGGTCAGCACGACCTTTGTCTTTTCCGTTCGGATCTTCCCGATCGCGGCAGGATCAAGGTGGTCTCCATGCTCGTGAGTGATGATGATGACATCGGCTTTGGGAAGTGTCGCATAATCCGCGAGTTTGCTGAACGGATCGACATGAAATATTTTGCCGTTAAAGGAGAAGATCAGCGACGCATGGCCGATGAACGTTATCTTCAGGTCGCCGGAGGAGGTCTTGATCACGTCGGTCGGGAACTGCCCTGCCGCATTCGTTGATGCGGCGGACAGCAGGACAAGAAGCATTGTTGAAAAAAATAGTTTGTTCATACAAAATCTCCTCAAACCTATGGGGATCAGGATATATCCGCGGATGCCGCAGATATCGCAGGAACATCCCTCTCCCCGATAATACGTTACATGATCCTATTTTTCGCCAGTTACTTTTTTAGCGCCCCGACACCGGGGACAGACGCTTTTCCCCATGCCGTGACAACTTGGACAAGATCGTTGACTTGCATTCGTACTTGACTGCCTTCCTTGCCCGTGACAAACAAGACACGTTATGGAACCATTACCGCCGCATGCCGGACATAATATCATTGATGTTTTATCTGCCATTTGCCACCCTCCTTGATCTTTGATCAACCGATCGCTATCATGATAAGCCCATAGGGCCAATTCTTGCCAGGTTGTTGAAAAACACTTAGTTTACCCTTCGACCCTTCGGCAAGCTCAGGGCTCAGGACGAGCGGAGCGTATATTGAATTTATTCGTATTTATCCGTTCGTGGTGAGCCTGTCGAACCACAAAAAGACTTTTTCAACAGCCTGTTGCGGCTTGACATTCCCTACGCTACAGGCTTATACGGATGCGCGTTGTCCCTAACGTTGTTTTCCTTCACTCCCCGGCAGCTTGCACTGGGGATTTTCCATCCCTTTGTTCCAGGGCAACTGCTTCAACACCAGCGCGATCCCGCAGCGGTCGAAGAATACCACCATGGCCGTGCCCACGATCAATAGCGCGTAGCAGTAAACCCGCCCCGCATCCCAGAGACCGAGCAGCGTGTAGGCGAAGTAGGCGATCCGCACCTGGGAAGGAAAGGACACCGCGCTGCCGGTCCGCATGGCAATGGTGACCGCCTGTACGGCGCTCACGATCATGACCCCGGCGTAGCCCGGCGTCCAGCCGACAACGGCCGCTACGATCAGTACCAGCGTGACCGTCCAAAACCACCATTCAATGCTCGTCAAGTCCATCTTGATCTTCATAAGGCAACCTCTCCCCCGCCGCGAGTGACCGCAAAGCCATCCGGATCCGGGGTCAT from Nitrospirota bacterium harbors:
- a CDS encoding DsrE family protein, coding for MKKIVYILTHDPQSRKELVSSVFAQALTALSFGYDCEMFVLDNGIKLFQTEYIKGIKAATFDPLAELIQHYQDMGGRLYGCNPSIASHDISTESCIGGINGYVNASHLIESSVAANAVFTY
- a CDS encoding YaeQ family protein, coding for MALKSTIFKAELQISDMDRNSYGDHSLTIARHPSETDERMMVRLLAFALHADEALVFADSIGNDDEPSLWQKDLTGAIQVWIDVGQPDEKRIRKACGRASRVFIFAYGGHGVDVWLNQIKNSLERLRNLAVINLPAGAPAALARLAKRSMKLQFTIQDGQVWVTDDQETVHLDLTNATVLSPT
- a CDS encoding SEC-C domain-containing protein, with product MGIIEKLGTLFSSKDEGVPKVRPGRNEPCWCNSGKKYKKCHEPEDDKKAAKMCAINCGPT
- a CDS encoding type I restriction enzyme HsdR N-terminal domain-containing protein, giving the protein MEDESVIREKKIQSILEQELEDGESLAAEARKVVSYLLVEKKGYLPEDIEKRVVFEVKLGQETMYSSVDFLISISGKKAMVIKCAAGSLDSRERQAVAIARLIGSPPVPIAVVADPVNVEVLDVATGKVVGEGFGAIPVRDRIIRMLSESSSQPLPLDRIEKEKRILLAFDAIRCCVPQGADGGVSIKGPVAREE
- a CDS encoding phosphatidylglycerophosphatase A; its protein translation is MNRAARNIILFISQGAYAGRAPVAPGTAGTVVGVFLYLGMKGLPPGHYLAVCVLVTLVGMWAAGHTEIMLGRTDSPSIVIDEIAGFLIAMFMVPPRWFFIVSGFLLFRVFDIIKPWPLRRLEELHGGPGVMLDDVGAGVYTNIVLQIVALLISR
- a CDS encoding MBL fold metallo-hydrolase, with protein sequence MNKLFFSTMLLVLLSAASTNAAGQFPTDVIKTSSGDLKITFIGHASLIFSFNGKIFHVDPFSKLADYATLPKADVIIITHEHGDHLDPAAIGKIRTEKTKVVLTGTAAKQFPGGIVMKNNDVQIVEGVTIEAVPAYNIVHKRDTGEPFHPKGAGNGYIMAFGDKRVYVAGDTENIPEMAGFKNIDIAFLPMNLPYTMTPEMTAAAAKMVQPKILYPYHYGSTDTSLLMALLKDHKGIEVRIRKME
- a CDS encoding sulfurtransferase TusA family protein encodes the protein MGKTILNFRGMSCPMPVIKLSMATRKGAPGDVFEVICDDAAFEPDITAWCNETGNVLNGITKSGKDITATITKK
- a CDS encoding DsrE/DsrF/DrsH-like family protein; the encoded protein is MEQNDLAKTVRELESRLAKLEKNSSQLTMVLFSGDFDKVFAAFIIATGALAMGKKVSMFVTFWGLDAIKKPVINTAGRKLLEKMVLWMRPKGPLKLGTSKMNFGGIGPRLFRYMMGKKNVEPLQSLIGMAQEMDIKIIACQMSMDVMGIKKEDLLDGIEIGGAATFLNDSFRSNTTLFI